In Mesorhizobium sp. J428, the genomic window AAGTGTTGAAAAAGCGCGCCGCCGATATGCACGGCGATCGCCCCCAGCAGCGCATTCGTGAGCCACTCGTGCACCTTCGCCGATGCTGCGACGCCGGCGAACCAGGCGACGGCCCCTGAAAGCGGCAGCGCTATGAGCAGGGCATAGATGAGCAGGTGAACCGCTTCGGCTGCAAGCTGCAGCAGCCTGGGCTCGTCGGCCGGCGGTGGAGGGGCGCCGCGCGTCAGGCGCAGATAGATCCTCAGCAGCGCAAGCATCAGCACGAGCGTCCCCGCGCCGATATGCATGTTCGTCAGGACCGCAGCATCGGTCGGAGTGGGCTGACCGCTCCGGAAGCCGCGCCAGGCCTTTTCGATGCCGTCATGTGCGAGGAACTGAAACGCCACAAGCACCAGGACGATCCAGTGAAGCGCCACCTGCGCCCGCGAATATCCTGTGACCTTGGCTGCCATGGTTCCTGTCGCTGTGCCCGAGAGTATGACTATGATCCCCTAACGACAAAGTCGACAGGTCGCCGCTGGTTCCGGTCAGGTGACCGCGGCAGGCGGAACCTTCAGGGCCGGTGGAAGTTTGCAGGGTATCACACCAACGCATGCGGAGGGGCGCATCGCGACAGCCACGCCCAGTCACAATCGGCCAACCCGAATACTGCGACGGCACGTTCGGCGCTTTCTAACGACCGTTCTCCCGTTGCCGTTGGCTGCGTGCAATACCGGCATTCAGTCCGCGCTGGATCCCGCCGGCGAGGAGGCTGTGCAAATCGCGACGCTGTTCTGGGTCATGACTGCCGGTGGCCTGGCGATCTGGGCCTTCGTTGTCGCGTTGTCGCTTCACGCTTCCCGTTGGAAGCGGAGACCCATCTCGGAAGACAATGCCGGCCGCCTCATCCTGCTGGGCGGAGTCGTCTTTCCTGTCGCCGTCCTGACGGCGCTGCTGTCCTACGCGCTCTGGCTGATGCCTTCGCTCAGGCCTTTCGCCGGGGGCAAGCAGGCTGGACTTCGCATCGAGGTGGCCGGTAGCCAGTTCTGGTGGCATGTCGTCTATGATCGTCCCGGCGGCCAGCCAGTCGCGTCGGCCAACGAGATCAGGCTCCCAGTCGGCGAGCGCGTCGAGTTCCAGCTGACCAGCCGCGACATGATCCACTCGTTCTGGATCCCAGCGCTCGGGGGCAAGATGGACCTCATCCCCGGCCGGACCAACCGGCTATCCCTTATGGCCACGCGGGCCGGCACCTACCGTGGCCAGTGCGCCGAGTTCTGCGGCACCTCGCACGCGCTGATGGCTTTCCCGGTGGTCGCCATGGAGCCGACCGCGTTCGATGCCTGGCTGGATGAACGCAGCCGCGCTTCGACCGGCGTCAAAGCCACGTCGGTCGGGCGTGATGTGTTCCTGCGCGAGCGCTGCGGCGATTGCCACCGGATCGACGGAACGCCGGCGCAGGGCACCGCCGGGCCCGATCTTTCCCATCTCGGCTCGCGACTCACTATCGGCGCCGGCCTGCTGGTCAACGACGCCGAAACGCTGGCGAGGTTCATCGCACATCCGGCGTCGCTCAAGCCGGGCGCTCAGATGCCGGCCTACCTCCATCTTTCGGATGCGGACCTCGGCGCGATAGCCGCGTGGCTGAAGGGGCTGCAATGAGCAAAGCGAAGCACCAGGAACGCGACAAGGCGGCCGAGGAGACGCAGCTGCGTGCCGTCTGGGCGACGCCGAAGGGCTGGCGCTACTGGACCTCCGTCAACAACACCCAGGTCGGACTCTGGTACGGCTCGACGGCCTTCGCCTTTATGCTGTTTGCCGGCCTGCTCGGGCTGCTCATCCGGGCGCAGCTCGCAGTCCCCCAGAACGACCTGCTGACTGCCGAGACCTACAACCAGGTCTACACGCTGCACGGCACGGTCATGATGTTCCTCTTCGCCGTGCCGATCTTTGAGGCGGTGGCTATCTTCCTGCTGCCGCCGATGCTTGGCGCGCGCGAACTGCCCTTTCCCCGGCTCGGCGCCTTCGGCTTCTGGTGTTTTCTGATCGGCGGTGTCTTCGTCTGCGGCTCGATCTTTTTTGGCGCGGCCCCGAACAGCGGCTGGTTCATGTACCCTCCGCTTGCCACATCGGAGCAGGCCGGCATCGGCGCCGACATCTGGCTGCTCGGCCTGTCCTTCATCGAGGTCGCGTCGATCGCCGCCGCCGTAGAGCTGATCGTCGGCATCATGAAGTGCCGCGCGCCCGGCATGCGCGTCAACCTGATGCCGCTGTTCGCCTGGTATCTGCTGATCGTCGCGGGGATGATCCTGTTTGCGTTCCCGCCACTGATCGCGGGCGATCTGCTGTTCGAGATGCAGCGGATGTTCGATTGGCCGTTTTTCGATCCGGCGCGAGGAGGCGACCCGCTGCTCTGGCAGCACCTCTTCTGGATCTTCGGCCATCCGGAGGTCTACATCATCTTTCTGCCAGCCATCGCGCTTCTGGCGATGATTGTGCCCACCTTCGCCGGGCGGCCGATCATCGGTTACTCCTGGATCGTGCTCGCGGCCGTCGGCACCGGCTTCCTGTCGTTTGGCCTGTGGGTCCACCACATGTTCGCGACCGGCCTGCCGCAGATTTCGCTCGCCTTCTTCTCCGCCGCGTCGGGCGCCGTCGCGATCCCGACCGGGGTGCAAATCTTCGTCTTCGTCGCCACCATGCTGGCGGGTCGCGTCGTCTTCTCGATCCCGATGTTGTTCGCCATTGGCGGCATCGCCATCTTTGTGATGGGCGGCCTGACCGGCGTTATGGTCGCGCTTGTGCCGTTCGACTGGCAGGCGCACGACAGCTACTTCATCGTGGCGCACCTGCACTACGTGCTGATCGGTGGCATGCTCTTCCCGGTATTCGCCGGCCTCTACTACTATTACCCGCTGATCGACGGGAAGCACATGTCGGACCGCGTCGGGCGGTTCGCCTTCTGGCTGATGTTCACCGGCTTCAACATCACCTTTCTGCCGATGCACCTCACCGGCCTGCGCGGCATGCCGCGCAGGGTTTACACCTATCCGGCCGACCTTGGCTGGGACTGGCTCAATCTGATCTCTACCATGGGCTCGATCGTGCTCGGGATCGGTATGTTCGCAGTCGTGGTGGACGTGACGCTGCATCGGCGCAACAAGCCGCGCGGCGAGCAGAACCCATGGAAGGCGGGAACGCTGGAATGGATCAACGAGCCGGAGGAGAACTGGGGCGTCCGCTCGATCCCGCATGTCGAGAGCCGCTATCCACTGTGGGACCAGCCGAACCTCGCCCGCGAGGTCCGCGCCGGCGACTGGTACTTGCCCGACGCCAATGAGGGACACCGCGAGACGCTCGTCACCTCTGTGCTCGACGCCGAGCCGGAGCAGGTGCTGCGCGTCGGCGGAACGTCCCTTCTCAGCATGTTCTCCGCCGCTGCGCTCGGAACGGTGTTCGTGGCGCTGACCTTCAAGTGGTGGATCCTGTCGATTCTCTCCGGTGTCGTCTTCCTGGCGCTCGTCCTCTGGTGGCTGTGGACCGGCACGGGCGAAATCCCAGAGAAGGACGATAAGGAGATCGGCCGCGGCATCAGCCTGCCGCTCTACGCGTCGGGCGTGAAGTCCACCGGCTGGTGGGCGATGTTCATCACCATGACGGGTGACGGCACCGCATTTGCAAGCCTCGTCTTCGGCTACTTCTTTTTCTGGACGATCCACGAGGATTTCACCGGTGGCACGGACGGTCCGGGCGCCTTCTGGCCGCTGACGGCGCTCGCACTGTTGATCGCCGCATGGGCGGCGACGGTCGCCGCGCGTGAGATGAACCGCGTCGGCATGGTGGCGGCCGTCCGCGTGCTGCTCGCCCTTGGCGTATTGCTCTCCGCCGCAGGCTGCGCGGCGGGTCTCGCCGGGCCGTGGAACGCCGGACTGGACCCGACCACCCATGTCTACCCGGCAATCGTCTGGATCCTCGTCATCTGGGCGGCGGTGCACGGGGCGGTCGGCATCATCATGCAGCTCTACTGCCTTGCCCGCAGCCTCGCTGGCCGGTTCAGCCCGCGCCATGACATGGAGCTGCGCAACGTCGCGCTCTACTGGCACTTTATGCTGGTCACCGCGCTGGTGACCTTCCTCGTCGTCGGGCTGTTTCCGGAGGCGCTGTGATGTTCCGCCTGTTGCCGAGAGAAGTCGAATCTCTATGGACGCTGTTCACAGCGCCAGTTGTCTGGGCCCTGCATTTCCTCAGCTGCTATGTCGCCGCTGCGATCTATTGCGAAAAGCCCGGCATTCTCGGCACCGACTTCCTTACATTGCGCACTGCTATCAGCGTTTTGACTCTGCTGTCCTTGGCCATGATCGTCGTTGCGGCGGTGCTCGCCTGGCGGCAGTGGGGATTCGGTTCGGGCGACCCGCCGCATGACGATGCGACGCGGCGCGACCGTCTGCTGTTTCAGGGTTATGCGACGCTGCTTCTGTCTGGCCTCAGCTTCATTGCCGTCATCTTCACCGCATTGCCGGCGCTGTTCATCACGGACTGCCTGCGTTGAGGCGCGCTTTGCTCGCTGCCGGTCTTCTCGTTCTTGCCCTCGTGTGGCTCGGGCCGTTGCTCGGGTCCTGGCGGGAGTCCCTTCTGGCAGGCATGGTGGCGCATATGGGCATCGTCGCGATCGCCGCGCCGCTGATTGCGCTTGGCCTGCCGACTGCATGGCGCTTCGGCCCGTCCATGCCTGCCGCGCTGCCGGTGGTGGCGTCGCTCGTCGAACTGTTCGCGGTATGGGGCTGGCACGCGCCCGCCATGCGCGCCGCCGCCGAAGCTTCGATGGCTGTTACGGTCGCCGAGCAGATTTCATTCCTTGTCGTCGGTGTGCTGCTCTGGTCGACCAGCTTTGCCGCGCCGGGCGAACGGATGCATGCGGCGTCGGGCGCGGCGGCGCTTCTGCTGACCTCGATCCACATGACGCTGCTCGGTGCGCTGCTGGCGCTTAGCCCACGTCCGCTCTACGGCGCCGGTGACGTCACCTGCTTCGGCATCGTGCTCGATGCTGGCCAGGACCAGCAGCTCGGCGGCGTTGTCATGCTGGCGGTTGGTGCCGTCGTCTACCTCGCCGGCGGTCTGTTGCTTGTGAGCGGACTCACGCACAGCGGAGACCGCGAGCCAGGTTCCAAGCACCAGTTGTAACGTGGAACCATGTCTGCCCAGGTTCCTCGGTGTGCTCCGAGTACGTCTGCCATTCCCTGGTTGCGAAACTGCTGTGCGATGGCTTTGAGGTGGGATGCTGACGCAGCGCGATGCGCCGATCGGTAAGCGTGAAATGCCCTTACGTTAGCGCGCGTCGTCATAGAAATGACTCGCGATTGTAGCGATACGGTATCATGCTAGTGACATTGCCCGCGCACGCTTGGTTCCGGGGCGGCTGAAAAGGGCACTACGCTTTCGTCCCGCACAGGCAAAGGGAACGGGTGCGATGCCATTCACCGGTTTTGCCGATCAATGTGACATAGACATCATGACCGAGGCGCTCGGCATCTACTGCCGTGAGCGAGGAATTATCGACGAGGACAGCAGGTCCTTTGCAGCTGAGCGGATCGCGTCGCTGTTCTTCGCAGGAATCGCGACTGTCGAGGAAATCCTGGAGGCGTTGCGATCAACCGACCAAGGTGGCGGGGATCAAGGCATTGGGGCAGCGGCATAGGGACAATGGTCCGCCGGCCCGTTTGACGCCTTGGTGAGCGTCTCTATCTCCCGTCGCCAGTCACGTACGTGATCCGGCGCTTGCGGGGCTACCTTTTGGAACCCACGCGTTCAACCTCACGACGATGGCGATGGAACTGAAGATTCCTGTCGGCGAACTCATCGAAGAGGTCGGACCTCTGGCTGCTGCGATTGATCCCGATCTCGCAGGTCAGGCGCGGCGCATCTGGCTTCGTCCTCAATCTTGCGGATACGCGCCGCGATTTCGTCCGGATCGGCGTGCTCAAGGCC contains:
- a CDS encoding cytochrome b codes for the protein MAAKVTGYSRAQVALHWIVLVLVAFQFLAHDGIEKAWRGFRSGQPTPTDAAVLTNMHIGAGTLVLMLALLRIYLRLTRGAPPPPADEPRLLQLAAEAVHLLIYALLIALPLSGAVAWFAGVAASAKVHEWLTNALLGAIAVHIGGALFQHFVRRSDVLMRMLSPQRD
- the coxB gene encoding cytochrome c oxidase subunit II encodes the protein MTAAGGTFRAGGSLQGITPTHAEGRIATATPSHNRPTRILRRHVRRFLTTVLPLPLAACNTGIQSALDPAGEEAVQIATLFWVMTAGGLAIWAFVVALSLHASRWKRRPISEDNAGRLILLGGVVFPVAVLTALLSYALWLMPSLRPFAGGKQAGLRIEVAGSQFWWHVVYDRPGGQPVASANEIRLPVGERVEFQLTSRDMIHSFWIPALGGKMDLIPGRTNRLSLMATRAGTYRGQCAEFCGTSHALMAFPVVAMEPTAFDAWLDERSRASTGVKATSVGRDVFLRERCGDCHRIDGTPAQGTAGPDLSHLGSRLTIGAGLLVNDAETLARFIAHPASLKPGAQMPAYLHLSDADLGAIAAWLKGLQ
- the ctaD gene encoding cytochrome c oxidase subunit I, which encodes MSKAKHQERDKAAEETQLRAVWATPKGWRYWTSVNNTQVGLWYGSTAFAFMLFAGLLGLLIRAQLAVPQNDLLTAETYNQVYTLHGTVMMFLFAVPIFEAVAIFLLPPMLGARELPFPRLGAFGFWCFLIGGVFVCGSIFFGAAPNSGWFMYPPLATSEQAGIGADIWLLGLSFIEVASIAAAVELIVGIMKCRAPGMRVNLMPLFAWYLLIVAGMILFAFPPLIAGDLLFEMQRMFDWPFFDPARGGDPLLWQHLFWIFGHPEVYIIFLPAIALLAMIVPTFAGRPIIGYSWIVLAAVGTGFLSFGLWVHHMFATGLPQISLAFFSAASGAVAIPTGVQIFVFVATMLAGRVVFSIPMLFAIGGIAIFVMGGLTGVMVALVPFDWQAHDSYFIVAHLHYVLIGGMLFPVFAGLYYYYPLIDGKHMSDRVGRFAFWLMFTGFNITFLPMHLTGLRGMPRRVYTYPADLGWDWLNLISTMGSIVLGIGMFAVVVDVTLHRRNKPRGEQNPWKAGTLEWINEPEENWGVRSIPHVESRYPLWDQPNLAREVRAGDWYLPDANEGHRETLVTSVLDAEPEQVLRVGGTSLLSMFSAAALGTVFVALTFKWWILSILSGVVFLALVLWWLWTGTGEIPEKDDKEIGRGISLPLYASGVKSTGWWAMFITMTGDGTAFASLVFGYFFFWTIHEDFTGGTDGPGAFWPLTALALLIAAWAATVAAREMNRVGMVAAVRVLLALGVLLSAAGCAAGLAGPWNAGLDPTTHVYPAIVWILVIWAAVHGAVGIIMQLYCLARSLAGRFSPRHDMELRNVALYWHFMLVTALVTFLVVGLFPEAL
- a CDS encoding cytochrome c oxidase assembly protein, with translation MWLGPLLGSWRESLLAGMVAHMGIVAIAAPLIALGLPTAWRFGPSMPAALPVVASLVELFAVWGWHAPAMRAAAEASMAVTVAEQISFLVVGVLLWSTSFAAPGERMHAASGAAALLLTSIHMTLLGALLALSPRPLYGAGDVTCFGIVLDAGQDQQLGGVVMLAVGAVVYLAGGLLLVSGLTHSGDREPGSKHQL